In Chthoniobacterales bacterium, the genomic stretch GGCGAAAACATTGCCGACTTGGGCGGCATCACCATCGGCTGGGACGCGTTCAAGAAAACCGAGCAATACAAGAGCGGCAAAACGATCGGCGGCTTCACCCCTGCGCAACGTTACTTCATTGGCTGGGCCATAAGCTGGATGAACCAGATCCGCCCCGAGAACCTCGCCGTCCGCGTCAAAACCGACGTCCACGCCCCGAGCTTCCTCCGTGTCACCGGCCCCGTCACCAACATGGTCCCCTTCTACGAAGCCTTCGACATTAAACCCGGCGACAAGATGTTCCGCGCCGATGATGTGCGGGTAAAGATCTGGTAGGGGGCTTGCTGTGGCGTTCGCGCTCCGATGTTTGCTCGACGAGGCAAACCAAGGAGCGGCGCTTTCCAAACCGCCGTCTTCTGTAGCCGCGCCCTGTGGGCCGCCTAGAACCTTAATGGGCACACGCCAGACGAAAAATTCGCAGGGTAACAACTGGGTTACTTTTCACGGATAGCCAGGTAAATGTCAGGCGTGTATTTGTCGCCCCCATGCAACCAAAACTACTGCTCAAAAACCTGTCGTTAGGCGCGCTCGCGCTCCTCGCGATTCCCACTATCACTCAGGCCGACGTCGAGGATCGTCTTTACGATTTCACGGATGCCTACTACATGCAGAACGGCATCAACCCCGCCGCTATCTCCGGCCGCCGGCAGCCAGGTCCCAACGCGGCGGAAGATACGCCGATCTTCTGGTACCAGCGCAATGTCCGGGCGCTCAGTACTTCGCCCGCTTACGATCATAGCGGCAATATCTGGTACTTCAGCGTGATGGGCGGCGCCAGCGTCGCTACCTTCACTGCGGATGCCGCCGGGCAGCGCGAACGGCAGATTGCCGACGCCAGCCGGGAATACGTGTTCCCGAAGCGCGGCACAAACCCGGTCGGTCTCGGGGCCGCGCGGCAGTCGGTTATTCTCGATATGCGCAACGGCTACTTCAGCAACAATCACCTCGGCATGTGGGTCCACGTCTGGATCAGTTACACCGATAAGGCGCTGAATACCCGTGACGGGATCAAGATGATGAACGACCTCGCCGCGAAGAACGGCCGCGACCTCGACGGGACCGCGATCATTCGCACCGTGAGCGACATTGATAACCTTTACTCGAAGGGTTACATCACGAAAACGCTCCGGCCGGAAAACGATCCAGTCCGTTACGCCTTCTGCCCGGTCATCAACGACCCGCGGGACGGTGGCATCGCCCCCGATCAATTCCTGACTTACACCCGCAAGCCTGATGGCTCCCCCCTCGAGCCGTTTTTCCTGCAAAACTTCGAAAGCCTGCGGCTCACCGGCCGTCCGGCGAACAACTAAACCCTAACCAAACATCAACCACGCGATGAAGCTGCCCTGGTCCGCCGGGGCGGCTTCTGTCGTTTCGCTCGTTGCTCAGGGCGAGGAAAAAATGTTCGCTTTCGATGAGTCCGTCCGTCTAATTCTCCTTATTCGAACACGCACGTATCTCCGATTTAAGGCGGACTATCCAACTCCTCAGCCGGGCCAATCTGGTGCTGGGTCCGTGGCGATGGTGCTCGTTGCGGGTCTCCGCGCCCAAGGCTTCAACCCGACAGAGCCGGAGGATCAGGAGTTCGCTCATTTCGTGCGGTGCCCCTCCGGTCCGCGTGAATACGAGATCATGGTCGCTTTTGATTTCGTTGATGGTCAGACATGGGAGATAAGCTGTCCACGAACGCTCGGTTTTCTTTCGCGGTTATTTGGAGCGGGCGAAGAGCCGGAGCTCTCGGCGCTCATTAACGCCATCCACACGACAATAAGTTCCGATTCCCGTGTGAAAGCGATGTCTTGGTATCCGTCGTATGGAGACAAGAGAAATGGATCGTCGAACCCGGGGTGACTTTAACACCATGCGAGGCAGCAAATTGCCCGTCCGAGTCATCCGCGCAATCCGCGGTTATCACAGTGATACCGAGACCGCCGCTACAGCTTGGCGCTCAGCACCTCAATTACACTCAACTTTCAACGCTTTAAGAATGCTTTTCGGGATTCCTTTCAGGTCTTCGCATTGATAATCGCCTTCGGAGAGCGCAACTCTCTTCCATTCCGTCCCGCGTAATTTCAATATCTGCGCAGTGCTCTGCGTGCTTTTCCGCTTGTCTTTGTGCATGAGACTCAGACCCACTTCGGCATACGCACCGGCGAATCCGCCGCTCGGATTTTCCGTCTTGCTTTGGCTAACCACCCGGCCGGAGGCAAGCTCAGCGGTGTACTCGGTTTTCCCGATCGTGACCACGAGATAAAAGTCTTCCTCCCCATGAGAATCCGGGTGGTTGGCTTCTTTCACAAGATGCGCAATCAGCGAAGCCTCCTTGGCCGGCACTTTCTTCGCCGACTGGGCTTCCGCCCTTTGAAAGGCTAACGCCAGCGTCAGACCAAGGCCGACGATCACAGTCAAAAATGTCGTGTGACGAATGCAGTGGTAAATCATAAAAAGCAGTCTATTCGCGACGCGCGCGCTGCCGCGAGCACAGAGAGAGCGCGACGCGCCGTGGCCTGCTGGCCGTTACGGCGCAGCAAACTACTTTTTGCCTGTGCGGTTTCGCTTGCGCGGCCTACAGTTTCCCCATCACCAGAAGGATAATCAGGATGAGAAGGAGCAATCCGCCTGGGCCGTAGTAGAGGCCGCCACCACCATAAAAGCCCCCGCCGAGGGCGAGGATCAAAAGAATGATCAGGATAATACCGAGCGTGCTGATTGCGAGGGTGCGACGAGCGAGTTTCATGAATGGTGATTCTCAGAAAGGCGTGAGCGTGTCAATCCTTTCGCGCTGCGCGCCTGGTTTTGCCACGGGCAGAATGGAAGATGGGCGGTTTGCCCTTCGGTTGGACTCAGGGCCTTGAGCCTGTCGAAACGGGAAAGCGCCCTTCTTTGGTCAAGAGTTCGTTATTGCCGAGAGCCGGATAATCTTGACGGCTTTAAGCCGTCAAGATTCTGGACGCGCGGGTATCGAAGGCAGCGGACGCCGCGGCGCGGCGTCCCTACCACGTCCGTTGCCGGCGGCCTGACTGCCAAGGCGAAGCGAGCGAAGTTGGGGGCGGCGTTGGAACGCGCGCCAGAGTCGTCGACGGTCGGAGACCGCCGCTCCAAGAGCGCGGGTTATTTACTCGCTGTCTTTGTCCCCTGGTCTTTGATCCAGCGCTCGACGCGTTCCTGGAGGAGATCGAGCGGCATCGAGCCACCGTTCAGGATTTCATCGTGGAAGGCTTTGATGTCGAACTTTGCCCCGAGCTCGGTCTTCGCTTTCTCGCGGAGCTTGCGAATGGCCAGCTGTCCCATCTTGTAGGCCAACGCCTGACCCGGCCAGGCAATGTAGCGATCGGTCTCGGTTTGCGCGACGGCATCGACCACGTCGTTGGCGTGCATGTAGTCGATCACTTTTTCGCGGCTCCAGTTCTTGTCGTGAATGCCGGTATCGACGACCAGCCGGACCGCGCGGAACAGCTCCGAGTTCAGCCGGCCGTAATCGGACACCGGGTCTTTGTAGAACCCGATCTCTTTGCCGAGCTCTTCCGAATACAAGGCCCAGCCTTCTGCATACGAAGAGTAACCGCCGTGGAGCCGGAACTTCGGCAGGTCAGGCAACGTCTGGGCAATGCTGATCTGCATGTGATGTCCGGGAACGCCCTCGTGGTAGGCCACGGCTTCGTCGTCAATCAGCGAACGCTTCGTCGGATCAGACACCGCGACGACCACTCGGCCAGGGCGTTTGCCGTCCGGTGTTCCGCCGACGTAATGCGTAGCCGCGGCCTTCGCGAAGTCTGGGATCGGTTCCACCGTCACCGGCGCCTTCGGCAGCAGGCCGAAGAGCTGAGGGAGCTTTGGCTGCATCTGATCGATGTATTTCTTAAAATCGTCCACGATTTGCTGTTCGCTTTTCGGCTTCCACTTCGGATCGTTGTTGATCGCTTCGCGGAAGCTTGCGAGGTCGTTCTTCCCCTGCGCCTTCGCCAGCTTGGTCATTTCCGCCGTAATGCGCTCCACTTCCTTGAGTCCGAGCTCGTGCACCTCCGCCGGAGTCACCTCCAGCGTCGTCATCATCTTGACCGCTTCGGCGTAACGACGCTTGCCGTCGGGCAACGTCTCGACGGAGATATCGGGACGGCCTTTCGGGTCGTATTCGCTTCGCAGGAATTCGGCGAACTTCTTGTACGCCGGCATGACGTCGTCGTTGACTGCTTTCGTCATCTCATCGGTCAGCCGCTTTTTGTCTTCCTCGGAGAATTCTTTCGGGAACTTCTTGCTCGGCAGGAGGAACGGGTTCGCGGAAATGATGCCGTCGCATTGGCCGGGCAACTTCTCGAGCACCAGCTTCGGCGGCATCAGGGAGTCCTTCATGCCTTGGCGAAGCACTTCAGTCACCTGGTCGAGGACGCGTGGAACTTGATGCAGCCGCGAGATGTAATCCTGGTAGTGCGGCACGGAATCGAGCGGAACGCTCAGCGGCAAATCGGCCAGGCGGGTGTGGACGCCGTTCTGCTGGTTAATCGGCATTTCAAAATTCTTCAGGTCGTAATTCACGTTTTCGCGTTCGAGCTGCCGCTCGAGGAGCCGATGACTCAGGAGGTCCTTGTCGCCCATCCCGTCGGTGGGGATTGCCTGGAGGCGCTTGAGAAATTCGTTGGCTTCGCCGTGCATCCGCGCGATGTCCGCGAGCGAATATTGCCCGAGCTGCGAGTTGTAGCGGTAATCGCCGACGGCCGTGGCGCGCTCGGGTGAATTCTTCAGCCCGTTTTCATAGAATTCGTCGAAGAGCGCGTTTTGCTTCGCCACCCGCTCTTCCAGAGGAGCCGTTTGAGCGAACGCGGACGAGGCCAGCGCGAGAACAATTGCCGAAATAAGATGTCGCATGGGTGAACCTAGCAGAGCACGTCCGCGGCGCATGGAAGAAAGCAGATTTGTAGCGGCGGTCTCTGACCGTCGCCTCGTTCCTGTCCGAACCGGATCGACGGTCTGAGATCGCCGCTACAATTGAAACTACGCTGCGTCTGGACTTAAGTACGAAACTCTGAAGCGCTTCTTTTTCATTCTCGTTCTGTTCGTCCTCGGCGCCGTGACGGGCGTTTACATCGATTGGATTTGGAAACGGCCGCTCGCGCCGCGCGGTGGCCGCTACTTTTTTCATCGGGTGGAGATTGCAGTGCCTTCCTTTCGCCAGGGCGATGAAAAGTGGAGCGAAGATCCGCTCGGCGGCATGGAAGAGAATGGCACCATGGGCAGCGCTGGGTGCGCGGTCGCTTCCGCGGCCATGGTCTTTAGATCGTATGGCATCAACGTCGATCCGCAGCAGTTGAATTGGTTCCTCACCGACACCAGCGGCTACACCGAGCAAGGCTGGCTTTACTGGGACCGCGCCGCCTGGTGGGCGCCGGACCGGGTTCGCCATGTCTATGAAGATTTGCCGTCGTATCAGCTCATCGATTCGAACCTCGCGCGGGGCAATCCCGTCATCGTGCGCGTGCGTTTCCCGAGCGGCATCACCCACTTCGTCGTCATCGCCGGGAAGGAGGGATTCGATTACCTCATCCGCGACCCCGGCGCGGGCGCGAAAAAAGGCCTCTACCCGCTGCGCGAACTCGGCAGCAACATAGAGGCGCTCCGCTTTTACGAACCGCTGGGCGCGGTCGATTCGCGGGTCGCCGCCCGCGAAAGATAACCACCCCTCGGAGCGCTGGCTCAGCGCGTAACAAGAAGGATTAGCGCCGGTTTACGCGACAGTGGCGAGTTGTGCTCTGGTCAATTTGCAACCGCACTCGGGCGTTGCCTTAGACGGTTGAATTGGGCTTCGGGTTGGAAGCGCACTGCGGCCACTCGAAGCCGGCGTTCACCATAAGGAACCGACCACCTGAATTCATCGCCGACCCGATACCCGATCATGGCGGCACCCAAGGGCGCCAGGACCGAAATCTTGCCTTCTTCGATGTTCGCGTCCGCTGGATATACCAGGGTAAATTCCATGCGTTCCGCCGTCTCCAGGTCGAGCAACTCCGCCCGGCTGTTCATCGTAATCACATCCGCAGGCATGTCGGAGGCTGGGACGATTTCAGCCCGCGTCAATTCGCGTTCCAAAGCGGCGATTTCCTCCAGGCCGCGCTGGCTTAGCCGGCCCGCGGCAGCGACGACACAACGAAGTTCCTCGTGATCCGCCGCGCTCATGATGATGGCTTGCTTTTTCATATCGATGGCGCGCGTTTTCATTTCCGGGAAGGCCAAGAGGCGTCTGTTTTTTCGACGCGCCCAAAGATTCGCTCGGGAGCGACGGGCGGGTGGAGTTCATGAGCGCGTGCTGCTTCGGGCTGGCCGGCCGATGAACGGAGCCATCCCATAAACAGCCGGGCGACAACGTAACCGCCGGCAACTACGGCTCCG encodes the following:
- the rnk gene encoding nucleoside diphosphate kinase regulator translates to MKTRAIDMKKQAIIMSAADHEELRCVVAAAGRLSQRGLEEIAALERELTRAEIVPASDMPADVITMNSRAELLDLETAERMEFTLVYPADANIEEGKISVLAPLGAAMIGYRVGDEFRWSVPYGERRLRVAAVRFQPEAQFNRLRQRPSAVAN
- a CDS encoding DUF885 domain-containing protein, with the protein product MRHLISAIVLALASSAFAQTAPLEERVAKQNALFDEFYENGLKNSPERATAVGDYRYNSQLGQYSLADIARMHGEANEFLKRLQAIPTDGMGDKDLLSHRLLERQLERENVNYDLKNFEMPINQQNGVHTRLADLPLSVPLDSVPHYQDYISRLHQVPRVLDQVTEVLRQGMKDSLMPPKLVLEKLPGQCDGIISANPFLLPSKKFPKEFSEEDKKRLTDEMTKAVNDDVMPAYKKFAEFLRSEYDPKGRPDISVETLPDGKRRYAEAVKMMTTLEVTPAEVHELGLKEVERITAEMTKLAKAQGKNDLASFREAINNDPKWKPKSEQQIVDDFKKYIDQMQPKLPQLFGLLPKAPVTVEPIPDFAKAAATHYVGGTPDGKRPGRVVVAVSDPTKRSLIDDEAVAYHEGVPGHHMQISIAQTLPDLPKFRLHGGYSSYAEGWALYSEELGKEIGFYKDPVSDYGRLNSELFRAVRLVVDTGIHDKNWSREKVIDYMHANDVVDAVAQTETDRYIAWPGQALAYKMGQLAIRKLREKAKTELGAKFDIKAFHDEILNGGSMPLDLLQERVERWIKDQGTKTASK
- a CDS encoding C39 family peptidase, whose product is MTGVYIDWIWKRPLAPRGGRYFFHRVEIAVPSFRQGDEKWSEDPLGGMEENGTMGSAGCAVASAAMVFRSYGINVDPQQLNWFLTDTSGYTEQGWLYWDRAAWWAPDRVRHVYEDLPSYQLIDSNLARGNPVIVRVRFPSGITHFVVIAGKEGFDYLIRDPGAGAKKGLYPLRELGSNIEALRFYEPLGAVDSRVAARER